Proteins from one Stenotrophomonas aracearum genomic window:
- the phoB gene encoding phosphate regulon transcriptional regulator PhoB, with the protein MQKRILIVDDEPAIREMVAFALRKGDYDPIHAGDAREAQTAIADRVPDLILLDWMLPGTSGLDLARRWRKEALTREVPIIMLTARGEENDRVGGLEAGVDDYVVKPFSARELLARIRAVMRRARDDDEDGSVAVGSIRIDGAAHRVFAGDQPVPIGPTEYRLLHFFMTHPERVYTRAQLLDHVWGGSVYVEERTIDVHIRRLRKTLEPFGAENMVQTVRGAGYRFSTST; encoded by the coding sequence GTGCAGAAACGCATCCTGATCGTCGATGACGAACCCGCGATCCGCGAAATGGTCGCCTTCGCCCTGCGCAAGGGCGACTACGACCCCATTCACGCCGGTGACGCCCGCGAGGCGCAGACCGCCATCGCCGACCGCGTGCCGGACCTGATCCTGCTGGACTGGATGCTTCCGGGCACCAGCGGCCTGGACCTGGCCCGGCGCTGGCGCAAGGAGGCCCTCACCCGCGAGGTGCCGATCATCATGCTGACCGCGCGTGGCGAAGAGAACGACCGCGTCGGTGGGCTCGAAGCTGGCGTGGACGATTACGTGGTCAAGCCGTTCTCGGCGCGCGAACTGCTGGCGCGGATCCGCGCGGTGATGCGCCGCGCGCGCGACGACGATGAAGACGGCAGCGTGGCAGTGGGCAGCATCCGCATCGACGGCGCCGCGCACCGCGTGTTCGCCGGCGACCAGCCGGTGCCGATCGGGCCGACCGAATACCGCCTGCTGCACTTCTTCATGACCCATCCCGAGCGCGTGTATACCCGCGCCCAGCTGCTCGACCACGTGTGGGGCGGCAGCGTATACGTGGAGGAACGCACCATCGACGTGCACATCCGGCGCCTGCGCAAGACGCTGGAACCGTTCGGTGCGGAGAACATGGTGCAGACCGTACGCGGCGCGGGGTATCGTTTCTCGACGTCCACGTGA
- the ppk1 gene encoding polyphosphate kinase 1, which produces MSSLVPIAVPAETDDLRDPALYINRELSQLDFNFRVLAQAMDPQVPVLERLRFMCISCTNLDEFFEIRAAAVRHAQEFGLPPAPDGMTPQAILSAIHDRAAELVDQQYRCWNDTLRPALHEAGIDVLGRHSWNHRQKRWLRAYFRNEIMPVLSPLGLDPSHPFPKILNKSLNIVVVLKGTDAFGRAGHLAIVRAPRSLPRIIQLPQTLGGPQTFVFLSSVLSTFVGELFPGMEVQGAYQFRVTRNSELVVDEEEVENLALALRDELVDRGYRPAVRLEIAQDCPRDIVRTLLQNFGLTENAVYQIDGPVNLNRVIQLYDLLARPELKYPPMSPRTLRDSDGIFEVVARKDVLLHHPFDAFTAVLDLIKQAAVDPNVLAIKQTLYRTGKDSQIVDALILAARNGKDVTVVVELRARFDEEANLGLADRLQEAGVQVVYGVVGYKTHAKMLLIVRREGRKLRRYVHLGTGNYHSGTARAYTDLSLITADADIGNDVHLLFQQLSGLAPRTRLKRLLQSPFTLHDGLLQRIEREMHLARKGRPGRIIAKMNALNEAQVVRALYAASQAGVQIDLIVRGACTLRPGVPGVSDNIRVRSIVGRFLEHSRVYWFGNDGAAELYCASADWLERNLLRRVETCFPILDPELARKVYRDVLQNYLDDNLNAWELQADGTYRKCTPGHDEPPHSAQMALMAGL; this is translated from the coding sequence ATGAGCAGCCTCGTTCCCATCGCCGTGCCGGCGGAAACCGATGACCTGCGCGACCCGGCGCTGTACATCAACCGCGAGCTGTCGCAGCTGGACTTCAACTTCCGGGTGCTGGCCCAGGCCATGGACCCGCAGGTACCGGTGCTGGAGCGGCTGCGCTTCATGTGCATTTCCTGCACCAACCTGGACGAGTTCTTCGAGATCCGCGCCGCGGCAGTGCGCCATGCGCAGGAGTTCGGCCTGCCGCCGGCACCGGACGGCATGACCCCGCAGGCGATCCTCAGCGCCATCCATGACCGCGCCGCCGAGCTGGTGGACCAGCAGTACCGCTGCTGGAACGACACCCTGCGCCCGGCCCTGCACGAGGCCGGCATCGACGTGCTGGGTCGGCATTCGTGGAACCACCGCCAGAAGCGCTGGCTGCGCGCGTACTTCCGCAACGAGATCATGCCGGTGCTGTCGCCGCTGGGCCTGGACCCGTCGCACCCGTTCCCGAAGATCCTCAACAAATCGCTGAACATCGTGGTGGTGCTCAAGGGCACCGACGCGTTCGGCCGCGCCGGCCACCTGGCCATCGTGCGCGCACCGCGCTCGCTGCCGCGCATCATCCAGCTGCCGCAGACCCTGGGCGGCCCGCAGACCTTCGTGTTCCTGTCCTCGGTGCTGTCGACCTTCGTCGGCGAGCTGTTCCCGGGCATGGAAGTCCAGGGCGCGTACCAGTTCCGGGTAACCCGCAATTCGGAACTGGTGGTGGACGAGGAAGAAGTGGAAAACCTCGCCCTGGCCCTGCGCGACGAGCTGGTCGACCGCGGCTACCGGCCGGCGGTGCGGCTGGAGATCGCGCAGGACTGCCCGCGCGACATCGTGCGCACCCTGCTGCAGAACTTCGGCCTGACCGAAAACGCGGTGTACCAGATCGACGGTCCGGTCAACCTCAACCGCGTGATCCAGCTGTACGACCTGCTGGCCCGCCCGGAACTGAAGTACCCGCCGATGAGCCCGCGCACGCTGCGCGACAGCGACGGCATCTTCGAGGTGGTGGCGCGCAAGGACGTGCTGCTGCACCACCCCTTCGACGCGTTCACTGCCGTGCTGGACCTGATCAAGCAGGCGGCGGTGGATCCGAACGTGCTGGCGATCAAGCAGACCCTTTACCGCACCGGCAAGGATTCGCAGATCGTCGATGCGCTGATCCTGGCCGCGCGCAACGGCAAGGACGTCACCGTGGTGGTCGAGCTGCGCGCGCGCTTCGACGAAGAAGCGAACCTGGGCCTGGCCGACCGCCTGCAGGAAGCCGGCGTGCAGGTGGTGTACGGCGTGGTCGGCTACAAGACCCACGCCAAGATGCTGCTGATCGTGCGCCGCGAAGGCCGCAAGCTGCGCCGCTATGTGCATTTGGGCACCGGCAACTACCACAGCGGCACCGCGCGCGCGTACACCGACCTGAGCCTGATCACCGCCGACGCGGACATCGGCAATGACGTGCACCTGCTGTTCCAGCAGCTGTCCGGGCTGGCCCCGCGGACCCGCCTGAAGCGCCTGCTGCAGTCGCCGTTCACCCTGCACGACGGCCTGCTGCAGCGGATCGAGCGCGAAATGCACCTGGCCCGCAAGGGCCGCCCCGGGCGCATCATCGCCAAGATGAACGCCCTCAACGAGGCGCAGGTGGTACGTGCGCTGTATGCGGCCTCGCAGGCCGGCGTGCAGATCGACCTGATCGTGCGCGGTGCCTGCACGCTGCGCCCGGGCGTGCCCGGGGTGTCGGACAACATCCGGGTGCGCTCGATCGTCGGCCGCTTCCTGGAACACAGTCGTGTGTACTGGTTCGGCAACGACGGCGCTGCGGAACTCTACTGCGCCAGCGCCGACTGGCTCGAACGCAACCTGCTGCGCCGGGTCGAGACCTGCTTCCCGATCCTGGACCCGGAGCTGGCCCGCAAGGTCTACCGCGACGTGCTGCAGAACTACCTGGACGACAACCTCAATGCCTGGGAACTGCAGGCCGACGGCACCTACCGCAAGTGCACGCCGGGCCACGACGAGCCCCCGCATTCGGCGCAGATGGCATTGATGGCCGGGTTGTAG
- the grxC gene encoding glutaredoxin 3, with protein sequence MSQDVASNPGGTPAITIYSTAVCPYCVAAKNFLKSKGREWTEVRIDLDPEERQKMMAKTKRTSVPQIFVGETHVGGFDDMMALHQAGKLEPLLNGEGA encoded by the coding sequence GTGAGCCAAGATGTCGCTTCCAACCCGGGTGGGACCCCCGCCATCACCATCTATTCGACCGCGGTCTGCCCCTACTGCGTGGCGGCCAAGAACTTCCTGAAGAGCAAGGGCCGCGAGTGGACCGAGGTCCGCATCGACCTGGACCCGGAAGAACGCCAGAAGATGATGGCCAAGACCAAGCGCACCAGCGTGCCGCAGATCTTCGTCGGTGAGACCCACGTGGGCGGTTTCGACGACATGATGGCGCTGCACCAGGCCGGAAAGCTTGAGCCGTTGCTGAACGGGGAGGGCGCATGA
- a CDS encoding M48 family metalloprotease, with protein sequence MSSPQHSDSTTASRSTRLRPLLLSAALTLALAAPWASAQDSKLPDIGSSAGELLTPARQAEYGGMMLRELRNYGYLLDDPLVDDWLQTMGARLGSNSAQPRQSYTFFMLRDRQINAFATLGGYVGVNAGLVLTAEREDEVAAVLSHEIAHVTQQHVLRGVERAQRDQIPILLGMLAAVVAAQQADGNSSGDATMAAITSGMGLMQQRQINYTRSNESEADRLGIRTLARSGYDVDAMAGFFERMSASMRGNAGGYSVPDFLQTHPVNTTRISEAKARAEQMKKDTVLLTTEVPGGVRQERVNPTDPALSEPVVQRNNPLLPASMQFSVNALSRGASGQFDWARERLRVLSADTPADLATEYQNLQRAQKNGLTEPQRYGLALARLRNSNPTEARRDLAALLQDHPDNLWVALALGEAESRSGQKAEANARFDTLLRQHPGSRPVALTYAEILNEQGGREAGQRAQAMLRPLLAQSGNDPVFQQRYARASELAGDTLRASEAYAEAAFLNGRPEQALIQLQALKKRSDLDYVGRARVDARIESITPTVLEMRRQGIDDPELERR encoded by the coding sequence ATGTCATCACCGCAACACAGTGACTCAACCACCGCTTCCAGGAGTACCCGTTTGCGCCCTCTGCTGCTCTCCGCCGCCCTGACCCTGGCCCTGGCCGCACCGTGGGCGTCGGCCCAGGACAGCAAGCTGCCGGACATCGGCTCCTCGGCCGGCGAGCTGCTGACCCCGGCCCGCCAGGCCGAGTACGGCGGCATGATGCTGCGCGAGCTGCGCAACTACGGTTACCTGCTCGACGACCCGCTGGTGGACGACTGGCTGCAGACCATGGGCGCCCGGCTCGGCTCCAACAGCGCCCAGCCCCGCCAGTCCTACACCTTCTTCATGCTGCGCGACCGCCAGATCAATGCGTTCGCCACCCTCGGCGGGTACGTCGGTGTCAATGCCGGGCTGGTGCTGACCGCAGAGCGCGAGGACGAGGTGGCCGCGGTGCTGTCCCACGAAATCGCCCACGTCACCCAGCAGCACGTGCTGCGCGGGGTGGAACGGGCCCAGCGCGACCAGATTCCGATCCTGCTCGGCATGCTGGCCGCAGTGGTGGCCGCGCAGCAGGCCGACGGCAATTCCTCCGGCGATGCGACCATGGCCGCGATCACCTCGGGCATGGGGCTGATGCAGCAGCGCCAGATCAACTACACCCGCAGCAACGAGTCCGAGGCCGACCGCCTGGGCATCCGCACCCTGGCCCGCAGCGGCTACGACGTGGACGCGATGGCCGGGTTCTTCGAGCGCATGTCGGCCTCCATGCGCGGCAATGCCGGCGGCTACTCGGTGCCGGACTTCCTGCAGACCCACCCGGTCAACACCACCCGCATCAGCGAAGCCAAGGCCCGCGCCGAACAGATGAAGAAGGACACGGTGCTGCTGACCACCGAGGTCCCCGGCGGGGTCCGCCAGGAACGGGTGAATCCGACCGACCCGGCGCTGTCCGAGCCGGTCGTCCAGCGCAACAACCCGCTGCTGCCGGCGTCGATGCAGTTCTCGGTGAACGCGCTCAGCCGCGGCGCCAGCGGCCAGTTCGACTGGGCCCGCGAACGCCTGCGGGTGCTCAGCGCCGACACACCCGCCGACCTCGCCACCGAGTACCAGAACCTGCAGCGCGCGCAGAAGAACGGACTGACCGAACCGCAACGCTACGGCCTGGCCCTGGCGCGGCTGCGCAACAGCAATCCGACCGAAGCACGACGCGACCTGGCCGCGCTGCTGCAGGACCACCCGGACAACCTGTGGGTGGCGCTGGCATTGGGCGAGGCCGAATCGCGCAGCGGCCAGAAGGCCGAGGCCAATGCCCGCTTCGACACCCTGCTGCGCCAGCACCCGGGCAGCCGGCCGGTGGCCCTCACCTACGCGGAAATCCTCAACGAACAGGGCGGCCGCGAGGCCGGCCAGCGCGCCCAGGCGATGCTGCGCCCGCTGCTGGCCCAGAGCGGCAACGACCCGGTGTTCCAGCAGCGCTATGCCCGCGCCAGTGAGCTGGCCGGCGACACCCTGCGCGCCAGCGAGGCCTACGCCGAGGCGGCGTTCCTGAACGGCCGCCCGGAGCAGGCGCTGATCCAGCTGCAGGCGCTGAAGAAGCGTTCGGACCTGGACTACGTGGGCCGCGCCCGGGTCGACGCCCGGATCGAGAGCATCACCCCGACCGTGCTCGAAATGCGCCGCCAGGGCATAGATGACCCCGAACTCGAGCGACGGTAG
- the phoR gene encoding phosphate regulon sensor histidine kinase PhoR, giving the protein MPRHIRSAWLKTLATLAVLLLAAVLVGLATGQVWMCIALASIGALAWHYWRLRKVLRRLTARQRWDMSGGNGVWNELDRLLYRNQLEMRTRKRRLLDMLRSYRAAAAALPDAVVVVDRNSQRVQWFNESATTLLGLHHPGDLGEALVERLQPMPLAHWLAGGRNAEPILDVPSPVDPAIRLNLRLIPYSPDYWLLIARDVSKLLRLEQVRRDFVANVSHELRTPLTVVHGYLDMMEPEDFPGTGPMLEEMRKQSQRMAQLVEDLLTLSRLESQEHTEEETVAMAPMLATLRREAEAHSQGRHTISVIDNAGVDLQGSNKELHSAFSNLVTNAVRYTPAGGRVEVELAREGQGVVLAVRDTGYGIPATHLPRLTERFYRVSSSRSRESGGTGLGLSIVKHILGLHHARLEIQSEVGKGSTFSCHFDADHVRERTDAALLPSAEDFSA; this is encoded by the coding sequence ATGCCGCGCCACATCCGTTCTGCCTGGCTGAAAACGCTCGCGACCCTGGCCGTGCTGCTGCTGGCTGCGGTGCTCGTGGGCCTGGCCACCGGGCAGGTCTGGATGTGCATCGCGCTGGCCTCGATCGGCGCGCTGGCCTGGCATTACTGGCGGCTGCGCAAGGTGCTGCGCCGGCTCACCGCGCGCCAGCGCTGGGACATGAGCGGCGGCAACGGGGTCTGGAACGAACTGGACCGCCTGCTCTACCGCAACCAGTTGGAAATGCGCACGCGCAAGCGACGCCTGCTGGACATGCTGCGCAGCTACCGCGCCGCCGCGGCGGCCCTGCCCGACGCGGTGGTGGTGGTGGACCGCAACAGCCAGCGCGTGCAGTGGTTCAACGAATCGGCGACCACCCTGCTCGGCCTGCACCATCCCGGCGACCTCGGCGAGGCGCTGGTCGAACGGCTGCAGCCGATGCCGCTGGCCCACTGGCTGGCCGGGGGCCGCAATGCCGAGCCGATCCTGGACGTGCCCTCGCCGGTCGATCCGGCGATCCGCCTCAACCTGCGCCTGATTCCGTATTCGCCCGACTACTGGCTGCTGATCGCGCGCGACGTGAGCAAGCTGCTGCGGCTGGAGCAGGTCCGCCGCGACTTCGTGGCCAACGTCTCGCATGAACTGCGCACGCCGCTCACCGTGGTGCACGGTTACCTGGACATGATGGAGCCGGAGGATTTCCCCGGCACCGGCCCGATGCTGGAAGAAATGCGCAAGCAGTCGCAGCGCATGGCGCAGCTGGTCGAAGACCTGCTGACCCTGTCGCGGCTGGAATCGCAGGAACACACCGAAGAAGAAACCGTGGCGATGGCGCCGATGCTGGCCACGCTGCGCCGCGAAGCCGAAGCGCACAGCCAGGGCCGCCACACGATCAGCGTCATCGACAACGCCGGGGTCGACCTGCAGGGTTCCAACAAGGAACTGCACAGCGCGTTTTCCAACCTGGTCACCAACGCGGTGCGCTACACCCCGGCCGGTGGCCGGGTCGAGGTGGAGCTGGCGCGCGAAGGCCAGGGCGTCGTGCTGGCGGTACGTGACACCGGCTATGGCATTCCCGCCACCCACCTGCCGCGCCTGACCGAACGCTTCTACCGGGTCTCCAGCAGCCGTTCGCGCGAAAGCGGCGGCACCGGGCTGGGCCTGTCGATCGTCAAACACATCCTTGGCCTGCACCACGCCCGCCTGGAGATCCAGAGCGAAGTCGGCAAGGGCAGCACGTTCTCCTGCCATTTCGATGCCGACCACGTGCGCGAGCGCACCGACGCGGCCCTCCTTCCTTCCGCAGAAGACTTTTCCGCATGA